In Drosophila subpulchrella strain 33 F10 #4 breed RU33 chromosome X, RU_Dsub_v1.1 Primary Assembly, whole genome shotgun sequence, the DNA window AGATCAAGGATGTCAATATCATTGACAAGTACTCCCGCATGATATTTCCGATCAGTTTCCTTGCGTTCAATCTTGGCTACTGGCTGTTTTATATTCTGGAATGATATATGCCAACAAACAAAACGAGTAATTAATTCCCCCTAGAAACAGAACCATGGGATCCAAATACAACTTTTTATAACCTCCATAATAAAGATTGACTTCGCCATAATATTTGGGCGTACCTGAATCGTCATCGTATTCCTTTGCAGGTTATGgagaattaaaaatatatatattagatCTGAAAaacataactttaaaaatgtctGAATAGTCTGCTTTATATGTTACCGCCGCATTTGTCCATTAAGAACGCACAGTATTTCAGTTTCTACTGTTTACTACTCCAAGTCGCTTATAGCTAGTCTTAAGTCTAGCCATTCTATTTATATCATTCTGCATCCATTGCCAATCCGCTCCTCCAATTTACTCGAAAAACCACCATTCGTCCTCAAGTTCTCCATTAGCTCTAATATGGCGAGGACTCAGGCTCACATGGTTTGAATCCACCGTCGCACATTGGTCGATCACACGAAAACGCTGACCAAAAGTTCAAAATTAACATTCAGAACTCGAGCTTATTTCACATACATCACAAAAGTTGACAAAATTGACAGAAGGAATTAATccagaaaccaaaaatatgattCTCTTAATAAGAAAAAACATACAAATGTTTGCCCCCcggtttaattttttatttcgagATTCCTTTGTCTTGCCAATCTCTAAAATATATGCTTGAACTCGAGATAAAAAGTGGAATATAAACGAAAACAGGGAAAAAGCGTTAAAAAGCGTTACCCTACAAAACAAGAAGAAATGATATAGTCGAGAgactcgactatcagatacccattactctgttattaatttcaaataaagtAAAATTCCGATGCCAGCACGACGGCACCTAGCGGACGGTAGCGGTACTACTGACCATGCCAAAACCTGTTTAACTTAGTCACtcataacttttaaattaacAATGGGATTGGCTCAacatctctagaatctgcattctctacgagtaacgggtataaaaataatatgggATATTCAGAAAGTCCAATTGCaccaaaaaaaatcataatttCGTGTCTTAAGATTTTCCTTCATTTAATTCTGAAAACCAGTGTTGAATTAAGACATGAATATAGCTTCACATACCCGAACCATGGACTGGTTCTCAGAGTTTGAATTTTGATCCGCCGTTGAAGGTGCGTTTGTCGCAAAGTGATCACCACCGCCTATGTGACTTACAAATAAGTTGGAGTTGGCAAAGTAAGGTTTAAAAGCGGATCAAATCAAATAGCATGTAAAACTACACACCTGTTAAATTTGCATTTGATTTGGGCAAGTTAACCATATCGCGTCGAAATGTTGACAGATTTTGGGTGAACCTATAAGAACAAAAGACATTTTTCATTAATATTGCTAGTAACACCGACTGTTGCCATAGTAAACTAAAACCAAACTCacttttccttgtttttactgGAAACATTTCGCTCAATGCCAACCATAAGGTCATCAAACCATTGAGACATCGTCTGTTGCTTCTCTATCGGTTGTCCGCAGATGATTCTATCTTTTAGGGAGCTGTTAAATTGATCAGTTATAAACCGACTGTAATTTATGGAATTAATTAAATCATCGTACCGATAATAGtcctcgtagagtaaaataAGAACCAGCAATGGTCGTGACATTGACCACTGGTTTCGACAGTCCTCAGCCAAAACGTTGTTCAACAACGAGGACATCATACTCTGAAGCAACTCGGAATTCATTTCAACAacctaataaaaataaatatttatgtagaACTTATAAATTAtagatatacatatacataccTTTAAAAATTGGGCATTTTCCTGGTTTAAGCTACGAAGCTTTTTGTTTGGAAATGTGGAAACTAAAAAGAATTACAGAATTAGTGGTATGCTTATAACTTAATGTACTTTCTGATTTACCTTTCATCTGTAGCTGCTTAAAGATGTAGGAAACAATACTGTCCAAAATTGTGCAGCAACTAATGTAAATGGCTGAGtctaaaaatacaatttggtTACAGTCGCTATAATCTTTGTCTAATATTTTAAACACACCTAATGCCGCCAGTCCCTTAGTGagactttttaaaatgtaaacgaATGCAGCAGGTTCCAAAGCAGCCAAATAAGAAACATGATCTTGTGAAAGGCAATTTAGTAAGTTGTAATAGGCCGTCGATAGTTTTGGGTATTCCTGTAAGTAGTCAAGTAGTTTTAAAAGTAGTTATACCTTTTACAGTAGGTTTACTCACTAGTAGATCGCTCTGTTGTATCGAGAGTATTAGCTTTGCGATTACATTCAGTACATTGTCCAATGTATCATCGCCGTACAGTTTGAACACACCACAATTTACATAATTTCCACCAAGTGAGTTTTTTAAGATTAAGAAGCATATGGCAATTCCTTTAAGTCTCATTGGGTATAGTCGGTCGCGCGGTACATCCTGATGCAGAATGCGATTGCCGTATATACAAATAAGTTTTGAAGCCTCGCGGAACAGGAGAATGCCCATGGGGCTGGACACATTGCCTGCGAGTCTCTGAGTGCGGCAATGCACCAGCTCGGCAAATAGTTTAAGAACTGGTGTCGTGACGGCAGGATCGTGAGCCCATAGTTCCATTGCGCGCAGCAGTATGGGCAGGTAGTCCGCATAGTAACTGAAAGTAATAATTAAACTATTATTTACAGCACAAAATTAAAGCAACATCTATACGCACAGCCATTCAAAGAGCATGGTGTATTGAATGCGAGCGTTGAGCGGCAGAGCTAAGCCACGAAGGTCACGAGCCAAGCCAATGGTGGCCTTTTTAGCCTCATCGTTAGGAAATATATTGGTATCCATCAGCACAGAACCAAGGGACTCGAATTGATCTAAATAGAAAATAGAAAGGGCATTATTATTTAGTCATCATAAATTGGGTGCATATATATGGGTGCATAACACTTTTGAAAGTTTCATAACGCCCACTCAAAAAGTGGCATTGTGCCCTCGAGCGTTGACACTAAGCGTTATGACATGAACCCTCATATATtgtatatacaatttatatcattttttgttaCTTGTTAAAGGCtccaaaaatttataaaatctcTCTTCATCTTCGCCCAAATCGAACATCAATAAACGCCCCAACGAAGTGTAAAACATGGTGCGACATCTCATTTCACTCAATGTAGAATTGGTTCCTAGGAATGGGAAATGCTCGCTCGTGTGATGTGTAAGCATGAATTGAACTTCCTCGAGACGTGCAAGTTTGCGCACAGAGTTAAAGTGCACAGAGAGATCGGAAAGTAGCATAAGGGTTTTGGTGATAATCGGCTCAGAGCGTCCCCAAAACTTAAGGTTTGTAATACTgaaaatgttaatattatgattAGGATCAATGGTAagttaaattgaaaatatccAACTTACATTTTACGGTTTATAAAACTTAAAAGCATTTGCTCGTCACTCAGTCCAAACACCTCGTTAAGTCTCTTGTATACATTTGCCTTTTGAGCCTGCTCACTGCTGTGCATTTTTCGGACTTGGTCCAGAAAACTAAGTATCGCAAGCTCCAGTTTCTCACAGCCAGCCTGTGGCAAACGAGCATCGGTGAGGCTCATCAGCTGGAGAACTCTTATCACGAGCTCCGCGTCCATGGTGTCATGCTCATCGCTTGTCGTTACCGAAAGACGACCCACTATGGCCGACCCGATTATGTACACCAACCACGTGAGCTGTAGCTCGTGTATGGTGATGTCTATGGGATTGGCGTTGGGCGACTGCAAAAGATTCTCGTACTCATGGGCCTTCTGGTCAAAATGCTGAACAAGAAGACTACAAGTCTTGTTATACTCGCACCTTTCTATAACAGACAATTGCtccagctgctgctgcaccATGCAGAGATCGTCCAGTGGGTCCTCCAAATTGTCTCGGACAATCACGGGTACCGCATCCAGGCGCGAGTCAATGTACGCCTTGATAACCTCCGGGGTATATGTGCCTAGCAAATGCGGATCCGGGGACTTTACATATGGTACAGAGGCAACCATGCGTTGCCATAATGTGAGTAAATAATGTACACTATTCGGTGCAAAAAGCCACATCTAAGGGTAAGGAATTGCTATTAGTATTTTTACCAACATCCCAAAGCTCTAAGTCATACATACATGCAGAGACTGCACAGTAAACTTTGCTATCAGTTCAATGGCTTGGGGATAACATGGGACCGCTATTAGCTCGCCTAACTGGTAATTGGACTTAAGGCGAGCCAACAAGCGGCAGAATTCATGGTAGTTATCTGGATCACTCAAGCCCTGAAAGAAATTCTTGACGAAATGCATATTGTGAATCATTTCTCATGTACTTACGTGCAGGGAGTTCAAAATATCACGCACTCCTTCGACCAAATGTGTAAGGAATTTCGTTCTCTCAGAATTACTAAAAAGAGAGCGACGCACAGATGTCATTTGTACCAGGCAGGATATGGAGTAGCTAGCTAAACCATTGGGCAAAATTTGGTATaaagcaaaaaaaagtttaagtgtGTTCGAATCTAAGAATGCAGGGCGCCAAGCTGTGGGTATCTACGTATAAGGTCAATTTAATAGTAAATCGAAATGAATTAGTTGCATTTGCGTACATACCTGTACATTGTTCATATCGTCTGCGGATTCATCTGTAGAACTGCCAATGAAGTCAAAGCTAAGACAATTTTTCGTTAAACGCAACACGTGGGATATTAACCTGTGGggtaaaacaaaatatttacaattattAACTTCATTACATTTATAACAATTGTCCTATAGATAAGATTATACTTTTGTATGCATATTATGAAAGTAAGGTAAGAACTATATATGTAAACATATACTTATTATGTCAAACTATTAACTCacaatatattataattaaatttatatttgaaaGATTAGGAGAGATTACGAAAGGTGAGatctatatatacatatactttataaTGCCAAACTAATAACTCTTGAAAACTAATCCTAGGAATTAAAATAAGATCATAGTTAACTTACAATCTATTATAATTACATTTATAGCAAGTGTTCTATAGCTAAGATTATACATTGTTATGCAGATTATGAAAAGTAAGagatataaatacatatactttattattactcttaaaaactaaagacatgaaataaaaaattggcTTAATTAACTCACGCTTGCTGCGATTCGTCCATAAAATTAATGGTTTTGCTATTGTCGCGGGCCGTGATCAGCAGTGAGCAGGATAGCAAAAAGACCTCATAGAGCTGCTGGTCCCGAAAGGAAGTGGCTATTTTTCGATTCTTCGAAAACGACAAGTGGACGTCCAGCTCCACAATGGAGTTCATTTCGCAAACCAGCTGCGAAAGAATTTGCACACCGATGGTGCAGTGCTCAGTGGAGCCCTAAAACGAGTTGACAGGATGATTAATGATGGTCGTTGCAGTAACCCAAAGAGAGAACCCTACCTGCAAGAACTTTTTCACATCCTCCAAGAGGTTCTGAAAGACTAGCTCCCCCTTGTACATGTCGAACCAGCCGAATTTGGTGATCTTGGCCAGTAAAGTAACCAGTGCCTGGATAACAAAGTGCTGCAGGTTGAAACGCGTAGCCAGGTAGTTGAGGGCATAGCTGCGTATGTCGATGCGCTGCTCGAGGCTGAGGCCCTGGATCAGTTTGGTGAGCGTGGAGGCGGCCAGCAGCTGGGCGTAGCTGGAATCGGCTCTGTCCAATAGCAACTGACACTTGGGCAGCGCATCCTGGCTGTTTACGAATGTCACCAGCGCCTTTTCCGCCTCCGCACGAATGCTAATGTCTGTGGCTTCGTAGAGTTGCTTGCACAGTACCTCCAGTTGTTGTATATCCTGAGGGCACCATGGAATCGCCTATATTTGCGTACTTTCTGTTAGGAACGCGCATGAAATACATACCATAACGATGAACGCCGGATGCCTTGGCTTCAAAAGCAATCTGGTCAATTCTGGAAACGCTTTTTAGTCCTGTTTTAAGTCTTAGAATCAACCGCAAAAGAAAAGTTTGGCTTTATTATAACTTGCTTAAACAAATGATAGTCATAGAGCTGTCGGTAGCTTTGCtctgactgagatatgtctaACTTTTGGGTAAATTCATGAATGAAAACAAAACGCCAACTTCGTTTCTTAAACATGCAAGTGTGACCAAAACAAACAAAGTGTGAATGGTTGGGGTATTCGCGCACTTGTTGAACTGCAGTAGTGCGAACGCGGTATTATCGCATTTGCGAATATTCGTTACGCAAAAAATGCCCTTGATGAAAAGAGACGCCGCGTAAAATAAttactaaaattctaaatctATATATAAATTACTAAATCTTATGTTCTAAACAAATTCATGGGCttgcaaaaaaatatatgtggcGAAAATTCTTTCCGTCAAATTTAAAAGCCCTATTTAAATTAAGAAAAGAATTTGTAGCAGAGCCAAGTACCCTTCTAGAAAATATTCCAAGCTTATGAAAATTCGGAATTTTTCGATCATTTTTACAAGctcaataaattttaatagGCTTTTAATTTGTTCTGTTCAATGAGTTGAAAACTATTAAGGGGCCGTCAGTTTTATAATCACAAAAATAAAACCTGCACTATCAATATCAAAATTTGACTAAAAGCTCAAATTAAAAACAGAGTTTCACATCTTTGAAAAATCCCAACCATTCCGCTGAGTGGTTCTAGGTGAGATTATCGTATTTCACAATGTCTTGAAGTGGAAATCGTTATTTCACAACTTTAACAAAATTCTTGCCAATTCCTTACTATTATTCTTATATTTTAGAAAGCAATTACttatatgttaaaataaaaaatgagatttgaagttataaaatttatttatataaaaaaaaatttgcaaaaaaaaaaaacattgaataATATACAACATTTAAAAACAGATAACAAAAGtggaaaagagacggaaataatCTCCTGATGTAATGAAGTCATTCCGAAACGAATAAGAGAACCTGACTCATGCAATATAATCgacataaatttattttaatcgaATCTCACCGAGATTTATTGGTGTACGAAAGAATTGCACCCGAAAAGATTTCTATGTCCTCCCCCGTCTTATTAATGTGGTGGGGTATGTACTCAGCCAATCAATTAGCACCCGTGAATAAATTATTATCGATGACGGAGATCTGAAAGCTTAGAAAGGCCTGCTGATCTGATATTGTTTGTTATGTAAAACCTTCAGCCAAGCCAGGCTTTACGAACCGGTGTATtaaccttttaaattcatATTTACCTTTGCGAGAAGCGTGCCAAATCCAACTCGAAGGACCACCCGTCTCCAAATCTCGATAACCAAATCATAACTGGCCCCATCAAtactttatttgtttatttaaataatctgcCACTAAGTGGACCACCATTAATAAGTTCATTGTTACGTACAAAACTCTGTTTGGTTTTATAGTATTCGTTGTTTTAGACAAATATTTAAGTAGATGACATTGTGTAtacatcaaaaataaaatggatatattacaaatataaaGATTAAAATATCATACACACATAATGTTATATGACCTTCATTAATACAGCATCTTAATGTAAAACAGATTTCATTCAGGGTTCAATAAGCggttttatgttttatttagtTCGTCAAGTAGTATGCTTTTTACTGAAGAGCTGGGTTTTATTGTCCTCACAGACTGAGCGCACAAGCCTTATTCCGTGGCAAGCAGCGAAAAGTTCTCAAAATTCATCTTACCTTGTATAGACTCATCGTCCAAGTCTTCGGTGCTGTTGGTAATACGTGCTGTCAATGGAAGATAACGAATATTTATGAGATTCTATTCAATAATATGCATAATATAATGTTAGCGTATACGCACTTCTAGACCCCTTTGTTGAGCTCACGCCCATGGAACTTTGTAAGCCTCCATTTCGGCCATATAGAACATTCTCCAAGTACGACAGTCCATTGTTATTAACAATGTTTAAGCCAAGGCACGTCTCGATTTGCTTCCAGCGATGAAGCCGTTCTTGCAACTCATTTGTCACATCTCCAAGGGCATTTCGTGCCTCAACAATGGATCGATCGACATCATCAATACTCTTGCCGTGGGTGGAAACGAACGCTCCCACCAAACTTGATCGCTTCTTCCGCAATTTCTCGCAAGCCTCTCTGGCCGACTGAAGTTGCTTCTCAGCCGATGTGCGTTTCTTCTGATGATTCTTACTCTCTAGTTCATAGGTGTATTGCAGCCACGATTGAAGCTGAGGTGGTGGTGCCCAGCAGTTGTCAACTAACTCGAATTCGGCACGAGACAACTCATTGCGCAACATCTCGATCTCCTTTTTAAGCTGCTGCACTTCCAAATCCGAGTTTGAAGAACTGAGTGTGGGGGCCTCTTTGAGACGCCGCTCCAAATCCATTTTCTCAGTTGCCACATTTTCCTGCTCCATTCTGGCTCTTTCTAGTTCCtataaaattcataaaaatattaaatatttacatttttttagaaCCTAAATTAAAAGCAAACCTTCTGCATCTCCTGTAGACTTTGTTCAGCTCTCTGCAATCCTTCCATATCTTGGGCCATGCGGCGCAGATGGCGTTTGGCATTCTTATTTTGCTGGTAGGCGTACCAACATCCAATAATAGCGCTTAGCAACAAGGTAACCAATATGTAGTCCTTCCAACGGGTGCCAGTTTCTATTAAATGATAAATGTaattcaatatattttaactttaatattaaagtcatctttaaattaaattatttctcTTTGATACATTTTCAGAACATATATTTTAGGAccagaaatatttaactaaTAGATTGTAAAGCTTACCTCTCGGTGGTCCAAAAAGTACAACGTCCATTGCCTTTAATGAGATTTTTTGCTTATGTATAGGGTCTTTGATTCCAAGTACATTGCCCACATACTGAAGATTATTCACAGCCAACCTAAAAAGCAGaacataattaaaaaatcgttGAATTTTACAGCTCAATCCAATGTAATTGGAAACCTAAGAATAGTTAAAAGTTAAGCAATAGTTTTTAAACCTTGGCTAGCCAAAgttagcttcctttcttggcttaaaaaacttttgtagtttctaaaaaataaaaacctaaAAATTATGGGCTATGATGAACACCTTTTAAAGATGagataattgaatttttatagtGTTTAAACCAAAAATGATTTATAGCGTACCTTGGCAAAGCAGCTCCAGTAACCTTATGTAATTTAAACAGATCAACATATTGGGGCAGCTGAACAGATTGTGCCAACCAATCTGTGGTCTGTTCGATGGTCCAATTATGCACCTCTGATCTCAGCCAAGCCTCCCACAGTTCTTTGACCGATATATGCATATCGTCATTGAAGTGAAATGCTTTCTGCCGTTTTTCATAACCTGAGTCGTACTTCAATTCCTCCCGTAAAAACTGTAAAAATACGtttaaaaatgagaaaataaaTAAGGCAATGAAGTTTTGATAGTTTGAAATTAATGATGAACAATGAAATAATAAAGAGTGACCTACATTAGCGACCAATAGGGATTGGCCGGggaactaataaaaaatagCACCCTCAAAAGCTGTAAGCTTATTTCGcgattaaaatattttaaacttaaGATCTGGCATGATAGGAATAATAAGTAAGGTGATaactgattttattttaagaatattatttGGTGATCGGTACTGTAATCAATATTCTTAGATCAAAAAcccttttaaaatattttaaacaattgTTGTAGTATGAACTTTGGGTAACAAGAGAGGAAGCTTTATTCGGCAAGCCGAGTTTTGTATATCCCTGCAGATataatacaaattataaaGGCCAATATCTTTATAAACATATTCTTTATTGCATCTTTAGCATAGTCgtcacatttaaaaaaaaaaacaaacaaaaatatttatccaaAACCGTCAAAAAGAATATAAATGCATCtgataaatgtaaaaaaaaactgataaaattctaaacaaaAAACCTATATAGACTAtatttttaatcttaaaaaattatCTTTTAAAATAGAAATTATTTACATCAAATCAACAAAATTAACCGATTGAAAATCGAACTTTTATGGACAAAAGGAGATGATTATTTGTTTTGAGGTCAAATGGTCCAGAAAAGGAGTGAGCATTTGGATAAGGCAATAGCCAATTGGTAAAGATGCGTGTCAAATGACTTTGCTATAAACTTTAATACTCTAATCCGGTTCTGTATGATGAAATTTCTATTTCTAGCACATGAATCGGGTATAATTTGTGTCGGCTTAACGAACTGCGATTATAGTTTCTAGTCATGAAAACGTGATTTTGATATACTTTGTACTTTAAGAACAAAAGGCATTATAACATACGTCATCGGATTCGCTCAAATCGATGTTTCcattatcatcatcatccaGTTGGCGATGTAAGCTTGCAATAGCCTCCATGCCGAAACGATCCTGAACACTTCCACTATAGCAGTCAAAATCGTCAGCAGCACATGCCCCATCTGCCGAACCGCTACCCATGGAACCTATTAAAAATAGATGGGTTAATGATAtcatacaaaaaataaaaactaaattatctAGTTTAAATAAGATAAAAACGAAAATataatacatacatttataaacatagGACCTAAAGATGATAGCTAGTAGtggtatattttaaagaaaaaccaTAATAAAGGAagctaacttcggcaagccaaagTTTACATACCCTTGCAGTcataaagaaatatatttgtGTCCTTAAAGATAGtttctaaatttaaatacagTGTTAAGTCTCCTAAAAACCCCTGTTTTTGTGCTATAGACGTCCGttgaaaaaaaactaaaacgtTTTACTGAAATCATCGGAATGAATGTCGTCATATTTAGTATAAAACAAAAGGAGTGCCAAtttctcatttaaatttaaaaaaaattactgaaatcaaattaaacgactataaaatttaaatttaaaaacagcaAGGTTTTACCAATTTGGCCAGATTGTCCTATAAATtgtgcgatcgttcctatagcagctatatgatatagtcgtccgatccCAGCCGTTCGGACTTATATTCTACCTGCAATAGAAAGAAGACTATTGTTAAAGTTTCATCCGTCTGCCTTCAAAACTGAAATACTAGTTTGcttagaaacggacggacagacaaacATACGGACATGCTTATATCTATTTTATCCATGTACTCTATAATACTGCTTACTGCTAAGAATCCCTCAGCAAGGGTATGTAAATCTTAGTTTAAAATCGTGCTCATATTGGGATTAATAGAAAGGCTATTTATCAATACAATTTGTTGGTGTCTcaattgttaaatttaaacCTAAACTTATGCATTAGCCTAGTATGTGTTAGTAATAACTTGTTTTTGGTAAGGGGAATATAATCTGATTACAAGCAGAATGGTGTTCACATGGCACTTACTAAATTCATTACTGACAGCCTGGGACATAGCCTCGCTTAGGAGATTGTATGAGCTCCTATGCAGATTTTGCTCAAGGTGAGTGGAGTGCTCTCCTCCGCTTCCGGCATGCGATGCCGCGATATGGGTCACATGTTCCGGCTGGGAATTGTGACCAGCCTCATGGGATGAGTGACGCGAGGCCACATTGGGATTTTGCTTATACTGATGTTGCGTGTTATATCGATTCGAAACGACCGAAACTGTGTGTGTCCCATGATCTTGCGAACTTATGCTCTTCAGCACACAGCATATGAATATGAAAGAATAGTTCCAAATAGTATTCTTTCGCATTTTTGTAAATGTGCGGACTTCTTTTAAGTAAATTATCGCAGACGTCTCCTTATAATCAGCAATCGGTTCGGGTTCTCTAAGTCAACAGTTCACATTTGTTGGTCGTGCAAATCATAGTTTTAACAGATGATAGCCTGAAATGGGATATTAATGAAATATTAGAAATATGAAGTCAGATTTTATAGATTTAAAGGGAAATAGCGAGAACCTTCTCAAAACGTgtacaataataataaagaataTGCATGCTAGGGTCATAACAGATGGAAATAAGTGTATTATTGAGCAGTATCGGGTTATTAGGCATACATTTCTGGTTCAAATCGGATTTTTAAAGGTTCTGAATACGATAGAGAGACTGTTCGTATAGTATTCTAGTATTGGAACCTTCTTCCTACGCAGATCTTGTGATTTGTACCCTAAAATAAAGTTCTCTTAGATTCCATAGTGATATAGTACGTGAATAAAATTGATTAAATAACCAGGCAAAGCCAACTGTGTGCAAAAGTATTATTGCATACGCCAATAAATAGAGATTTACTGGGCGCAAGACTTATGAGGCTGTTATTTGTCGATGAGATTCAGCTTTAGGGTTATTATAAGATAACCGCTGAGCGAATATTTGCttagaaaaacaaattatggCGAAAAGTGTATGAGTAATAGAATAAAGAGATTTCTGGCTCGCCAAGATAAAAATTTGGGTAGTTATTTGAAAATTCGgttgctttttttttgttaacaaGTGTAAGTATAGCTGTAAGTGCTTTATAAAACCTTTTCGATAGCTCAGGGCTGTGATCCATTGTATCATGTCGAATAAATATGCGATTTACATCTGTGTAATTGCAATACACTAAAGATCGTTTCTGATTTGTAATTAGAAGGAAATAAATGCGTAAAACATAGAACAATCGTGCAGTGATCGTAATACACTCAACACATAACGGTACATTTACATGGCAGCTGAGAAATCGACTTTAAATCATGGGCAAAGCTTACTGTATaactgtttttttgtttttttttttgttaatatttttaatattagaCATTGATACTATATACGAGTGTACATATGTAAGTTTCGGAAGGCATCAACATTTGTTTACTTCCAAGAACGTAGAAAACTGCGAAATACAATGGTGTTCGGTTGGTTTCGGCTGCGTTATGAGTGCACAATTTACAATGCCATTGCTAAACACTTAATAACCACACATATGTGGATGCCCAGTGGTA includes these proteins:
- the LOC119556564 gene encoding ran-binding protein 16 isoform X2 yields the protein MDIQQLEVLCKQLYEATDISIRAEAEKALVTFVNSQDALPKCQLLLDRADSSYAQLLAASTLTKLIQGLSLEQRIDIRSYALNYLATRFNLQHFVIQALVTLLAKITKFGWFDMYKGELVFQNLLEDVKKFLQGSTEHCTIGVQILSQLVCEMNSIVELDVHLSFSKNRKIATSFRDQQLYEVFLLSCSLLITARDNSKTINFMDESQQALISHVLRLTKNCLSFDFIGSSTDESADDMNNVQIPTAWRPAFLDSNTLKLFFALYQILPNGLASYSISCLVQMTSVRRSLFSNSERTKFLTHLVEGVRDILNSLHGLSDPDNYHEFCRLLARLKSNYQLGELIAVPCYPQAIELIAKFTVQSLHMWLFAPNSVHYLLTLWQRMVASVPYVKSPDPHLLGTYTPEVIKAYIDSRLDAVPVIVRDNLEDPLDDLCMVQQQLEQLSVIERCEYNKTCSLLVQHFDQKAHEYENLLQSPNANPIDITIHELQLTWLVYIIGSAIVGRLSVTTSDEHDTMDAELVIRVLQLMSLTDARLPQAGCEKLELAILSFLDQVRKMHSSEQAQKANVYKRLNEVFGLSDEQMLLSFINRKIITNLKFWGRSEPIITKTLMLLSDLSVHFNSVRKLARLEEVQFMLTHHTSEHFPFLGTNSTLSEMRCRTMFYTSLGRLLMFDLGEDEERFYKFLEPLTNQFESLGSVLMDTNIFPNDEAKKATIGLARDLRGLALPLNARIQYTMLFEWLYYADYLPILLRAMELWAHDPAVTTPVLKLFAELVHCRTQRLAGNVSSPMGILLFREASKLICIYGNRILHQDVPRDRLYPMRLKGIAICFLILKNSLGGNYVNCGVFKLYGDDTLDNVLNVIAKLILSIQQSDLLEYPKLSTAYYNLLNCLSQDHVSYLAALEPAAFVYILKSLTKGLAALDSAIYISCCTILDSIVSYIFKQLQMKVSTFPNKKLRSLNQENAQFLKVVEMNSELLQSMMSSLLNNVLAEDCRNQWSMSRPLLVLILLYEDYYRSLKDRIICGQPIEKQQTMSQWFDDLMVGIERNVSSKNKEKFTQNLSTFRRDMVNLPKSNANLTVT
- the LOC119556564 gene encoding ran-binding protein 16 isoform X1, which codes for MDIQQLEVLCKQLYEATDISIRAEAEKALVTFVNSQDALPKCQLLLDRADSSYAQLLAASTLTKLIQGLSLEQRIDIRSYALNYLATRFNLQHFVIQALVTLLAKITKFGWFDMYKGELVFQNLLEDVKKFLQGSTEHCTIGVQILSQLVCEMNSIVELDVHLSFSKNRKIATSFRDQQLYEVFLLSCSLLITARDNSKTINFMDESQQALISHVLRLTKNCLSFDFIGSSTDESADDMNNVQIPTAWRPAFLDSNTLKLFFALYQILPNGLASYSISCLVQMTSVRRSLFSNSERTKFLTHLVEGVRDILNSLHGLSDPDNYHEFCRLLARLKSNYQLGELIAVPCYPQAIELIAKFTVQSLHMWLFAPNSVHYLLTLWQRMVASVPYVKSPDPHLLGTYTPEVIKAYIDSRLDAVPVIVRDNLEDPLDDLCMVQQQLEQLSVIERCEYNKTCSLLVQHFDQKAHEYENLLQSPNANPIDITIHELQLTWLVYIIGSAIVGRLSVTTSDEHDTMDAELVIRVLQLMSLTDARLPQAGCEKLELAILSFLDQVRKMHSSEQAQKANVYKRLNEVFGLSDEQMLLSFINRKIITNLKFWGRSEPIITKTLMLLSDLSVHFNSVRKLARLEEVQFMLTHHTSEHFPFLGTNSTLSEMRCRTMFYTSLGRLLMFDLGEDEERFYKFLEPLTNQFESLGSVLMDTNIFPNDEAKKATIGLARDLRGLALPLNARIQYTMLFEWLYYADYLPILLRAMELWAHDPAVTTPVLKLFAELVHCRTQRLAGNVSSPMGILLFREASKLICIYGNRILHQDVPRDRLYPMRLKGIAICFLILKNSLGGNYVNCGVFKLYGDDTLDNVLNVIAKLILSIQQSDLLEYPKLSTAYYNLLNCLSQDHVSYLAALEPAAFVYILKSLTKGLAALDSAIYISCCTILDSIVSYIFKQLQMKVSTFPNKKLRSLNQENAQFLKVVEMNSELLQSMMSSLLNNVLAEDCRNQWSMSRPLLVLILLYEDYYRSLKDRIICGQPIEKQQTMSQWFDDLMVGIERNVSSKNKEKFTQNLSTFRRDMVNLPKSNANLTGGGDHFATNAPSTADQNSNSENQSMVRRFRVIDQCATVDSNHVSLSPRHIRANGELEDEWWFFE